From Camelus ferus isolate YT-003-E chromosome 18, BCGSAC_Cfer_1.0, whole genome shotgun sequence, one genomic window encodes:
- the GIGYF1 gene encoding GRB10-interacting GYF protein 1 isoform X6: protein MGKGAGPPLGGASRGRGSTRSRGRGRGDTCFYQRSIEESDGTFGRNPREIQRSQSWDDRGERRFEKSARRDGARSGFEEGGAGPRKEHARSDSENWRSLREEQEEEEEGSWRLGAGPRRDGDRWRSASPDGGPRSAGWREHGDRRRKFDFDLRGDRGGCGEEEGRGGGGSSHLRRCRGADGFDDDKDGLPEWCLDDEDEEMGTFDASGAFLPLKKGPKEPIPEEQELDFQGLEEEEEEPSEGLDEEGPEAGGKELTPLPPQEEKSSSPSPLPTLGPLWGAHGEGDDAVERDLPAAEGDDMRGMQLSPGVGSPPGPPGDLEDDEGLKHLQQEAEKLVASLQDSSLEEEQFTAAIQAQGLRHSAAATALPLSHGAARKWFYKDPQGEIQGPFTTQEMAEWFQAGYFSMALLVKRGCDEGFQPLGEVIKMWGRVPFAPGPSPPPLLGNMDQERLKKQQELAAAALYQQLQHQQFLQLVSSSRQLPQCALREKAALGDVPPPQQLAAFLQQLQALKAPRGGDQNLLPTMNRSLSVPDSGPLWDIHTSASSQSGGEASLWDIPINSSTQGPILEQLQLQHKFQERREVELRAKREEEERKRREEKRRQQQQQEEEELFRRKQVRQQELLLKLLQQQQAVAAVPVPPAPSSPPPLWAGLAKQGLSMKTLLELQLEGERQMHKQPPPREPSRAQAPNHRVQLGGLGAAPLNQWVSEAGPLWGGPDKSGGSSSLGLWEDTLKSSGSLARSLGLKNSRSSPSLSDSYSHLSGRPVRKKTEEEEKLLKLLQGIPRPQDGFTQWCEQMLHTLSTTGSLDVPMAVAILKEVESPYDVHDYIRSCLGDTLEAKEFAKQFLERRAKQKASQQRQQQQQEAWLSSSSLQTAFQTNHSTKLGPGEGSKAKRRALMLHSDPSILGYSLHGPSGEIESVDDY, encoded by the exons ATGGGGAAGGGGGCCGGCCCCCCCCTTGGTGGCGCCTCCCGTGGCAGGGGCAGCACTCGAAGCCGAG GCCGCGGTCGTGGTGACACTTGCTTTTACCAAAGAAGCATTGAAGAAAGCGACGGGACCTTTGGCCGAAACCCCCGGGAGATCCAGCGTAGCCAGAGTTGGGATGACAG AGGCGAGAGGCGGTTTGAGAAGTCAGCCAGGAGGGATGGAG CACGATCCGGgtttgaggagggaggggctggcccgAGGAAGGAGCATGCCCGCTCAGATAGCGAGAACTGGCGTTCTCTCCGAGAGgagcaagaggaagaggaggagggcagcTGGAGACTTGGGGCAGGACCCCGACGAGATGGCGACCGCTGGCGCTCAGCCAGCCCTG ATGGCGGCCCCCGCTCTGCTGGCTGGCGGGAACATGGGGACCGGCGTCGCAAGTTTGACTTTGATTTGCGAGGGGATCGAGGAGGGTGTGGTGAagaggaggggcggggtgggggaggcagctcTCACCTCCGGAGGTGCCGAGGGGCTGACGGCTTTGATGACGACAAGGATGGGCTCCCAGAGTGGTGCCTGGACGATGAGGATGAAGAAATGGGCACCTTTGATGCCTCCGGGGCCTTCTTGCCTCTCAAG AAGGGCCCCAAGGAGCCCATTCCCGAGGAGCAGGAGCTCGACTTCCAGGgtctggaggaagaggaggaagagccttCCGAAGGGCTGGACGAGGAAGGGCCCGAGGCAG GAGGGAAGGAACTGACCCCACTGCCTCCTCAAGAGGAGAAGTCCagctccccatccccactgcctACCTTGGGCCCACTCTGGGGAGCTCATGGGGAAGGCGATGACGCTGTGGAGAGAGACCTGCCGGCAGCTGAAG GAGATGACATGAGGGGAATGCAGCTGAGTCCTGGGGTGGGCTCACCCCCTGGCCCACCAGGAGATCTGGAAGATGATGAAGGCTTGAAGCACCTGCAGCAG gaggcGGAGAAGCTCGTGGCCTCCCTGCAGGACAGCTCTCTGGAGGAGGAGCAGTTCACAGCTGCCATACAGGCCCAGGGCCTGCGCCACTCTGCAGCTGCCACTGCCCTCCCCCTCAGCCACGGCGCAGCCCGGAAGTGGTTCTACAAGGACCCGCAGGGGGAGATCCAAG GCCCCTTCACGACCCAAGAGATGGCAGAGTGGTTCCAGGCAGGCTACTTCTCCATGGCCCTGCTGGTGAAGCGGGGCTGTGATGAGGGCTTCCAGCCACTGGGTGAGGTGATCAAGATGTGGGGTCGTGTGCCCTTTGCCCCAGGGCCCTCACCACCCCCACTGCTG GGAAACATGGACCAGGAGCGGCTGAAGAAGCAGCAAGAGCTGGCAGCAGCCGCCTTGTACCAGCAGCTGCAGCACCAGCAGTTTCTTCAGCTGGTCAGCAG CAGTCGCCAGCTCCCGCAGTGCGCACTCCGGGAAAAGGCAGCTCTGGGGGATGTGCCGCCGCCGCAGCAGCTCGCCGCGTTCCTGCAGCAGCTCCAAGCTCTCAAAGCCCCCAG GGGTGGGGACCAGAATCTGCTCCCGACGATGAACCGGTCTTTGTCGGTGCCAGACTCGGGCCCTCTCTGGGACATACATACCTCAGCCTCATCACAGTCAG GCGGTGAGGCCAGTCTTTGGGACATACCAATTAACTCTTCGACTCAGGGTCCAATTCTAGAACAACTCCAGCTGCAACATAAA TTCCAGGAGCGCAGAGAAGTGGAGCTCAGGGCgaagcgggaggaggaggagcgaaAGCGCCGGGAGGAGAAGCgccgccagcagcagcagcaggaggaagaggagttgTTTCGGCGCAAGCAG GTGCGGCAGCAGGAGCTGCTGCTGAagctgctgcagcagcagcaggcggTGGCCGCTGTCCCTGTGCCTCCTGCGCCCAGTTCCCCGCCCCCACTGTGGGCCGGCCTGGCCAAGCAGGGACTGTCCATGAAGACACTGCTGGAGCTGCAGCTGGAGGGCGAGCGGCAGATGCACAAGCAGCCCCCGCCTCGGGAGCCGTCTCGGGCCCAGGCCCCCAACCACCGTGTG CAGCTCGGGGGCCTGGGTGCCGCCCCCCTGAACCAGTGGGTATCTGAGGCTGGGCCGCTGTGGGGCGGGCCCGACAAGAgtgggggcagcagcagcctgGGACTCTGGGAGGACACCCTCAAGAGCAGCGGGAGCCTGGCCCGCAGCCTGGGCCTGAAGAACAGCCGCAGCAGCCCCTCTCTCAG TGACTCGTACAGCCACCTGTCAGGTCGGCCTGTGCGCaaaaagacagaggaggaagagaagctgTTGAAGCTGCTGCAGGGCATCCCTCGGCCCCAGGATGGCTTCACCCAGTGGTGTGAGCAGATGCTGCACACGCTGAGTACCACAGGCAGCCTGGACG TTCCCATGGCTGTAGCGATCCTCAAGGAGGTGGAATCCCCCTACGATGTCCATGACTATATCCGTTCCTGCCTGGGGGACACGCTGGAAGCCAAAGAATTTGCCAAACAATTCCTGGAGCGGAGGGCCAAGCAGAAGGCCAgccagcagcggcagcagcagcagcag GAGGCTTGGCTGAGCAGCAGCTCCCTGCAGACGGCCTTTCAGACCAACCACAGCACCAAACTCGGCCCTGGGGAGGGCAGCAAGGCCAAGAGGCGGGCACTGATGCTGCACTCGGACCCCAGCATCTTGG GGTACTCCCTGCATGGACCTTCTGGTGAGATCGAGAGCGTGGATGACTACTGA